One genomic segment of Salinigranum rubrum includes these proteins:
- a CDS encoding group I truncated hemoglobin has translation MGSDEPTRDDETEPLYDRLGGRDGIAAVVETFYDRVLADERLHDYFEGMEMDDLRAHQTAFLSAVAGGPEDYSGREMRAAHATLNLDESDFDAVAGHLDEALAAHGVSDADRAAVLREVTSLKPAVLNR, from the coding sequence ATGGGTTCGGACGAACCGACGCGCGACGACGAGACGGAGCCGCTGTACGACCGACTCGGTGGACGCGACGGCATCGCGGCCGTCGTCGAGACGTTCTACGACCGCGTGCTCGCGGACGAACGGTTGCACGACTACTTCGAGGGGATGGAGATGGACGACCTCCGAGCGCACCAGACCGCGTTCCTCTCCGCCGTCGCCGGCGGTCCCGAGGACTACAGCGGGCGAGAGATGCGCGCGGCGCACGCCACCCTCAACCTCGACGAATCGGACTTCGATGCGGTCGCCGGCCACCTCGACGAGGCGCTCGCGGCCCACGGCGTGAGCGACGCGGACCGCGCGGCCGTTCTCCGGGAGGTAACGTCGCTCAAGCCGGCGGTGCTGAACCGGTAA
- a CDS encoding adenylosuccinate synthase — translation MTVTIVGSQLGDEGKGALVDLWGGAADVVVRYQGGDNAGHTVVEGGDEYKLSLVPSGAVRDKIGVLGNGCVVNPRTLFDEIDTLRERGLDPDVRVAERAHVIMPYHRRLDGIEEEVKSESGDEVGTTGRGIGPTYEDKAGRRGIRIGDLLDPDVLRRRLEYVVPQKRALVEGVFGLDADEEFDVEALYEEYREVGERLAREGMTVNCSRFLYERQQAGDAVMFEGAQGTLIDIDHGGYPYVTSSNPTAGGAATGSGVGPTVTGRGEVVGIVKAYLSRVGKGPMPTELDGDEHEESLADHIREKGGEFGTVTGRPRRIGWLDIPMLRHASRVNGFTGIAVNHVDVLAGLDEVRVGHAYELDGEERETVPTTTEQWARCEPVLKEFEPWPEVDWTAVAEEGYEALPDGAREYLDYVSREVGAPVYAVGVGPDRAETIERADPFEQ, via the coding sequence ATGACCGTCACGATTGTCGGCTCTCAGTTGGGCGACGAGGGCAAAGGCGCCCTCGTCGACCTGTGGGGCGGCGCAGCGGACGTCGTCGTCCGATACCAGGGCGGCGACAACGCCGGCCACACCGTCGTCGAGGGGGGCGACGAGTACAAACTCTCGCTCGTCCCGAGCGGCGCCGTCCGCGACAAGATCGGCGTCCTCGGCAACGGCTGTGTCGTCAACCCCCGCACCCTGTTCGACGAGATAGACACCCTCCGCGAGCGCGGCCTCGACCCGGACGTTCGGGTCGCCGAGCGCGCACACGTGATCATGCCGTATCACCGCCGACTGGACGGCATCGAGGAGGAAGTGAAGTCCGAGTCGGGCGACGAAGTCGGCACCACCGGGAGAGGCATCGGCCCGACGTACGAGGACAAGGCCGGTCGCCGCGGGATTCGTATCGGTGACCTGCTCGACCCGGACGTGCTCCGACGACGCCTCGAATACGTCGTCCCGCAGAAGCGCGCGCTGGTCGAAGGGGTGTTCGGCCTCGACGCCGACGAGGAGTTCGACGTGGAGGCGCTGTACGAGGAGTACCGCGAGGTCGGCGAGCGTCTCGCCCGGGAGGGGATGACGGTGAACTGTTCGAGGTTCCTCTACGAACGCCAGCAGGCCGGCGACGCGGTCATGTTCGAGGGGGCACAGGGAACCCTCATCGACATCGACCACGGGGGCTACCCGTACGTCACCTCGTCGAACCCGACCGCCGGCGGCGCCGCCACCGGGTCGGGTGTCGGCCCGACCGTCACCGGGCGCGGCGAGGTCGTCGGCATCGTCAAGGCGTACCTCTCGCGGGTCGGCAAGGGACCGATGCCGACGGAACTCGACGGCGACGAACACGAGGAGTCGCTCGCCGACCACATCCGCGAGAAGGGCGGCGAGTTCGGGACCGTCACCGGACGCCCCCGGCGCATCGGGTGGCTCGACATCCCGATGCTCAGACACGCCTCGCGGGTGAACGGTTTCACCGGCATCGCCGTCAATCACGTCGACGTGCTCGCCGGCCTCGACGAGGTGCGGGTCGGCCACGCGTACGAACTCGACGGCGAGGAGAGAGAGACCGTGCCGACGACGACCGAGCAGTGGGCGCGGTGTGAACCCGTCCTGAAGGAGTTCGAGCCGTGGCCCGAGGTCGACTGGACGGCCGTCGCCGAGGAGGGGTACGAGGCTCTCCCCGACGGCGCGCGCGAGTACCTCGACTACGTCTCACGGGAGGTCGGTGCGCCGGTCTACGCGGTCGGTGTCGGCCCGGACCGCGCGGAGACTATCGAACGCGCCGATCCCTTCGAACAGTAG
- a CDS encoding methyl-accepting chemotaxis protein yields MAVVRGLNLDMQVINDTYLNSFAEEMKAEIEESRELRSNVDETVETLQSETNQTAKGIAEVEKLAAKQASNTDQIASEVSQLSATVEEVAATADEVARQTDDARKQAANGREFAEEAIDAMDALSDSRDEITDKVDTLVATIDEIDGIVEMINSIAEQTNLLALNASIEAARAGDAGSGFAVVADEVKALANESKEQASRVEGMIGDVTEQIEGTAVNLEDADEHIDTGVNRVEEVTERLDDITTSVTEVTDGIEEVARATEEQAEMSSEIARYVDTAAEQAEEVSSRLDEMNDSVAEQAERAVEMDDAVENIQTEADLDSLDRTRDAAANGGRTRPRSDGGVDVSAPTEREPRAETETGSRYDTPDGLPEGMPDFVKEMLDEETKAKIRRGELDRPDGL; encoded by the coding sequence ATGGCCGTCGTGCGGGGGCTGAACCTCGACATGCAGGTCATCAACGACACCTACCTCAACTCCTTCGCCGAGGAGATGAAAGCCGAAATCGAGGAGTCCCGGGAACTGCGCTCGAACGTCGACGAGACCGTCGAGACCCTCCAGTCGGAGACGAACCAGACGGCGAAGGGCATCGCCGAGGTCGAGAAACTCGCCGCGAAGCAGGCGTCGAACACCGATCAGATCGCCAGCGAGGTCTCCCAACTCAGTGCAACCGTCGAAGAGGTCGCGGCGACGGCCGACGAGGTCGCCCGACAGACCGACGACGCGCGGAAGCAGGCGGCGAACGGCCGCGAGTTCGCCGAGGAGGCCATCGACGCGATGGACGCGCTCTCGGACTCGCGCGACGAGATCACGGACAAGGTGGATACGCTCGTCGCCACCATCGACGAGATCGACGGTATCGTCGAGATGATAAACAGCATCGCCGAGCAGACGAACCTGCTCGCGCTCAACGCGAGTATCGAGGCCGCCCGCGCGGGCGATGCGGGGTCGGGCTTCGCGGTCGTCGCCGACGAGGTGAAGGCGCTGGCGAACGAGTCGAAAGAGCAGGCCAGCCGCGTCGAGGGGATGATCGGCGACGTGACAGAACAGATCGAGGGGACGGCCGTGAACCTCGAAGACGCCGACGAGCACATCGACACCGGCGTCAACCGCGTCGAGGAGGTCACGGAGCGCCTCGACGACATCACCACCTCGGTCACGGAGGTGACAGACGGCATCGAGGAGGTCGCCCGCGCCACCGAGGAACAGGCGGAGATGTCCTCGGAAATCGCCCGGTACGTCGACACCGCGGCCGAGCAGGCCGAGGAGGTGTCGAGTCGGCTCGACGAGATGAACGACAGCGTCGCCGAGCAGGCCGAACGCGCCGTCGAGATGGACGACGCGGTCGAGAACATCCAGACCGAGGCCGACCTCGACTCGCTGGACCGGACGCGCGACGCGGCCGCAAACGGGGGGCGAACTCGTCCGCGTTCCGACGGCGGTGTCGACGTTTCCGCACCCACCGAACGAGAGCCCCGCGCCGAAACCGAAACCGGGTCGCGGTACGACACGCCCGACGGCCTCCCGGAGGGGATGCCCGACTTTGTGAAGGAGATGCTCGACGAGGAGACGAAGGCGAAGATCCGTCGCGGGGAACTCGACAGGCCCGACGGTCTCTAA
- a CDS encoding methytransferase partner Trm112: MKESLVDILCDPLDKSDLELHVTKREGDEIIEGKFVGTVTGEEYPIEDGIPDLRPPDMRDE, encoded by the coding sequence ATGAAAGAGTCACTCGTGGACATCCTCTGCGACCCGCTCGACAAGAGCGACCTCGAACTCCACGTCACGAAGCGGGAGGGAGACGAGATCATCGAGGGGAAGTTCGTCGGCACCGTCACGGGCGAGGAGTACCCCATCGAAGACGGCATTCCGGACCTCCGACCGCCGGACATGCGCGACGAGTGA
- a CDS encoding DUF7524 family protein translates to MPASLPVELNRGRLHAIEAPVEFTSDGSFYVDLSNHGEGVHVHLHLDDALSRVARLEESNVFVAGDTTSRVDIVVDDRPSAPVTGRLQMSTGYGAETTNVDVTVEPTEEQTRTVAVDESLSKPKPKEPQQSGVARTLSSLPGPDALPFLVFVLLAVAIAVAAVVFVGGDSPAVLIGLGVVLGGAVAALVYSIR, encoded by the coding sequence GTGCCAGCGTCGTTACCCGTCGAACTCAACCGCGGCCGTCTCCACGCCATCGAGGCACCCGTCGAGTTCACGAGCGACGGCTCCTTCTACGTCGACCTGTCGAACCACGGCGAGGGCGTCCACGTCCACCTCCACCTGGACGACGCGCTCTCGCGTGTCGCGCGGCTCGAAGAGAGCAACGTCTTCGTCGCCGGCGACACCACCTCGCGGGTCGACATCGTCGTCGACGACCGGCCCTCGGCACCCGTCACGGGACGGCTGCAGATGTCGACCGGGTACGGCGCCGAAACCACGAACGTCGACGTGACCGTCGAACCGACAGAAGAGCAGACGCGGACGGTCGCGGTCGACGAGTCGCTCTCGAAACCGAAGCCGAAGGAACCACAGCAGTCGGGAGTCGCGAGGACGCTCTCGTCGCTTCCCGGCCCGGACGCGCTCCCCTTCCTCGTCTTCGTCCTGCTCGCCGTCGCCATCGCGGTCGCTGCCGTCGTCTTCGTCGGCGGGGACAGCCCCGCGGTGCTCATCGGCCTCGGCGTCGTCCTCGGCGGAGCGGTCGCGGCGCTCGTCTACAGCATCAGGTGA
- a CDS encoding CDGSH iron-sulfur domain-containing protein, with the protein MSREVTHDADGPYRLTPEDIDEKYGDVAVCQCGLSETRPFCDGSHNRVEGEEEGVRYKYVDGERRVVELTYVDDENDDSGEG; encoded by the coding sequence GTGTCACGAGAGGTCACCCACGACGCTGACGGACCGTACCGGCTCACCCCCGAGGACATCGACGAGAAGTACGGCGACGTCGCCGTCTGTCAGTGTGGGCTCAGCGAGACCCGCCCGTTCTGTGACGGCTCGCACAACAGAGTCGAAGGCGAAGAAGAGGGCGTCCGGTACAAGTACGTCGACGGGGAGCGACGCGTGGTCGAACTGACCTACGTCGACGACGAGAACGACGACTCCGGCGAGGGGTGA
- a CDS encoding outer membrane lipoprotein-sorting protein, giving the protein MTQSGSATQRATVCLALVLVVSLSGCAGLTGPAEPQPALPGPDAAEERAASLETISATVRTVQYTDEGTVTTVSRVKHRVDPPGYRSRTRSVTSNTSDRVFATEGHLTISNATTSILYRPDEETVSYIVDPDRETESPSLDMLAAARENETIPQPTPGIPALPRAPQGDDAEGNGSTSYRDQLVRVRYNGTETVDGRRTYRLEVDPVSQNASLKDQTLWLDVEHLYPLKRHVEFVAYGDRYEYHTTYRNVTFNAEFSPGTFRLDRDRLPADVEETWFRSYATRDALAENVSMPVPDPFVPEGYELDRTSHRSGDEPTAVSLVYEREGDERSLRVSVDDDERFVSTDGEAVEVGPHTARLNRHDGINRIDWRADGYAYAVQGPVDNETLVRIARSVAATS; this is encoded by the coding sequence ATGACTCAGTCAGGTTCGGCGACGCAGCGGGCGACCGTCTGCCTCGCACTGGTGCTCGTCGTCTCGCTGTCCGGCTGTGCGGGACTGACCGGTCCCGCGGAGCCACAGCCGGCGCTTCCGGGACCCGACGCGGCCGAGGAGCGCGCGGCGTCGCTCGAAACGATCAGCGCGACCGTGCGGACGGTCCAGTACACCGACGAGGGGACGGTCACGACCGTCAGCAGGGTGAAACACCGTGTCGACCCGCCGGGATACCGCAGCCGAACCCGCTCGGTGACGTCGAACACGAGCGACCGAGTGTTCGCCACGGAAGGACACCTGACGATATCGAACGCGACGACGTCGATCCTGTATCGGCCCGACGAGGAGACCGTCTCGTACATCGTCGACCCCGACAGAGAGACGGAGTCACCGTCCCTCGACATGCTCGCTGCGGCCCGCGAAAACGAGACGATTCCGCAGCCGACGCCGGGCATCCCGGCGCTTCCGCGGGCTCCGCAGGGGGACGACGCGGAAGGGAACGGGTCGACGTCGTACCGCGACCAGCTGGTCCGGGTCCGGTACAACGGAACCGAGACGGTCGACGGTCGCCGGACCTACCGGCTGGAGGTCGACCCCGTCTCGCAGAACGCGTCGCTCAAGGACCAGACGCTGTGGCTCGACGTGGAGCACCTCTACCCGCTCAAGCGCCACGTCGAGTTCGTCGCGTACGGCGACCGGTACGAGTACCACACGACGTACCGAAACGTGACGTTCAACGCCGAGTTCTCCCCGGGGACGTTCCGACTCGACCGTGACCGCCTCCCGGCGGACGTCGAAGAGACGTGGTTCCGGTCGTATGCCACGCGGGACGCCCTGGCCGAGAACGTCTCGATGCCGGTGCCCGACCCGTTCGTGCCCGAGGGATACGAACTCGACCGTACGAGCCATCGGTCCGGCGACGAGCCCACCGCGGTCTCGCTGGTGTACGAGCGGGAGGGGGACGAACGGTCGCTCCGAGTCTCGGTCGACGACGACGAGCGGTTCGTCTCGACCGACGGGGAGGCCGTCGAGGTCGGACCCCACACGGCGCGGCTGAACCGCCACGACGGCATCAACCGGATCGACTGGCGGGCGGACGGGTACGCCTACGCGGTCCAGGGACCGGTCGACAACGAGACGCTCGTCCGCATCGCCCGTTCGGTCGCGGCGACGAGTTAG
- a CDS encoding DR2241 family protein yields the protein MSAEHVDALVATAPDGISFDGLRVESTADGYTFETPDEARAGLDEAGLREVALGSNHVSNWYVWHAVAPQKASRWTFLRWLEGADAEGSSAGVNERYDALSDGVTTEWGQLSITTALEDDGERAYEVRHVDDTSKDDLTLDAYDDPLDARDLATHDDRGRYRPLKAAPTLQTGWRFAGLDPRALVETVEAFYPASVPNWHREREGDLDVTHWRETMERQTGMYGVVKTWDRGEGHEHVDWVAEATCDDSQCLKRREWQYDSTTDLDVDGGDGHFPCREPCSVVVSAARKWTKLESEEPRTYEFELTPSEKQQVEEIIDAVADGRVDEIREADVSDGANRFRARFLRAKLFDEEGNLAGTPTEREE from the coding sequence ATGAGCGCCGAACACGTGGACGCGCTGGTGGCCACCGCTCCCGACGGCATCTCGTTCGACGGCCTCCGCGTCGAGTCGACCGCCGACGGCTACACCTTCGAGACTCCCGACGAGGCACGCGCCGGACTCGACGAGGCCGGCCTCCGCGAGGTCGCCCTGGGCTCGAACCACGTGTCGAACTGGTACGTCTGGCACGCGGTCGCCCCGCAGAAGGCGTCCCGGTGGACGTTCCTCCGATGGCTCGAAGGCGCCGACGCCGAGGGGTCGTCGGCCGGCGTCAATGAGCGGTACGACGCGCTCTCGGACGGGGTGACGACCGAGTGGGGCCAACTGTCGATCACGACGGCTCTCGAAGACGACGGGGAGCGCGCGTACGAGGTCCGCCACGTCGACGACACCTCGAAGGACGACCTAACTCTCGACGCCTACGACGACCCGCTCGACGCGCGCGACCTCGCCACCCACGACGACCGCGGCCGGTACCGCCCGCTGAAGGCCGCTCCCACGCTGCAGACCGGGTGGCGGTTCGCCGGCCTGGACCCGAGGGCACTCGTCGAGACGGTCGAGGCGTTCTACCCCGCGTCGGTCCCGAACTGGCACCGCGAGCGCGAGGGCGACCTGGACGTCACCCACTGGCGCGAGACGATGGAGCGCCAGACCGGAATGTACGGCGTCGTCAAGACGTGGGACCGCGGCGAGGGACACGAGCACGTCGACTGGGTCGCGGAGGCGACCTGCGACGACTCGCAGTGTCTCAAGCGGCGGGAGTGGCAGTACGATTCTACGACTGATCTCGACGTCGACGGCGGCGACGGCCACTTCCCCTGCCGCGAGCCCTGTTCGGTCGTCGTGAGCGCGGCGCGGAAGTGGACCAAACTCGAATCCGAGGAGCCGCGGACGTACGAGTTCGAACTCACCCCGTCGGAGAAGCAGCAGGTCGAAGAGATAATCGACGCGGTGGCCGACGGCCGGGTCGACGAGATTCGCGAGGCGGACGTCTCCGACGGGGCGAACCGCTTCCGGGCGCGGTTCCTCCGCGCGAAACTGTTCGACGAGGAGGGGAACCTCGCGGGGACGCCGACCGAGCGTGAGGAGTAG
- a CDS encoding protoglobin domain-containing protein: protein MASRNAIGDGDLGVSGRDLLDELGIDRTELQWRKEFIDFDAEDERRLASLSPVVDENLDALVGAFNDYLYGYDETRAILDRSDNAALDDREYMNRVVGGYFKSFAGGTYDLDYYAARTRIGRLHDTVGMPLHFFGGMFANTTGIVFDALNQAGTDAATEGLNPRRPRRSTRRSTRRSRTRWPSCGG, encoded by the coding sequence ATGGCATCGCGAAACGCGATCGGGGACGGCGACCTCGGCGTCTCCGGCAGGGACCTCCTCGACGAACTCGGTATCGATCGGACGGAACTCCAGTGGCGAAAGGAGTTCATCGACTTCGACGCCGAAGACGAGCGACGGCTGGCCTCGCTGTCTCCCGTCGTCGACGAGAACCTCGACGCGCTGGTCGGGGCGTTCAACGACTACCTGTACGGCTACGACGAGACGCGGGCGATCCTCGACCGGTCCGACAACGCGGCGCTCGACGACCGCGAGTACATGAACCGGGTCGTCGGCGGCTACTTCAAATCGTTCGCCGGCGGGACGTACGACCTCGACTACTACGCCGCCCGGACGCGCATCGGTCGCCTCCACGACACGGTCGGCATGCCGCTGCACTTCTTCGGCGGGATGTTCGCCAACACGACCGGCATCGTCTTCGACGCGCTGAACCAGGCGGGGACGGACGCGGCGACGGAGGGGCTCAACCCGAGGCGGCCGCGCAGGTCGACGCGGCGTTCGACGAGGCGTTCGCGAACGCGATGGCCGTCGTGCGGGGGCTGA
- a CDS encoding DUF7523 family protein, whose amino-acid sequence MSLASEARDAVRKRPILYDALRTGVVNYRAAADRLDLDGDPEAVATALRRFAAELDPLTTRSVETPVRMQSGVSLVEEEAVDIDPDDLVVAVGGKRVVRGGEMTAIRASGGVDASACRHVLACLETASVVVDSVGAVAGDLVVVVPRRQGATALRVVEDALSSVPTAE is encoded by the coding sequence ATGTCCCTCGCAAGCGAGGCCCGCGACGCCGTCCGCAAGCGACCGATCCTCTACGACGCGCTCCGCACCGGCGTCGTCAACTACCGCGCCGCCGCCGACCGCCTCGACCTCGACGGCGACCCCGAGGCGGTGGCGACGGCGCTCCGACGCTTCGCGGCGGAACTCGACCCGCTAACGACCCGGTCGGTCGAGACGCCGGTCCGGATGCAGAGCGGCGTCAGCCTCGTCGAGGAAGAAGCGGTCGACATCGACCCGGACGACCTCGTGGTGGCCGTCGGGGGGAAACGCGTGGTCCGCGGCGGTGAGATGACCGCCATCCGCGCGTCCGGCGGCGTCGACGCGAGCGCCTGCAGGCACGTCCTCGCGTGCTTGGAGACGGCGTCGGTCGTCGTCGACTCTGTCGGTGCCGTCGCCGGCGACCTCGTCGTCGTGGTCCCGCGTCGACAGGGGGCGACGGCGCTCCGCGTCGTCGAGGACGCGCTCTCGTCGGTCCCGACCGCCGAGTGA
- a CDS encoding DUF7527 domain-containing protein, giving the protein MDEEIVDRVTGWEPVTGAAAADLQSLARGGFSGAATAGLAWAFLLNGRVVGLFDGGLDDFEGGDLTAYRAPDPALPLLFAMQETGGETRGKYYSEETSLREVDRTLSSGKFTGYVELSENVLSGDYYVVYHGGRSMSVAFVGTSGRLVTGDEAFDLADDEVGIFAVNAVEVTVTDLPEAESDAVAAGSVADDGDENEDADADTDEDAGPSDTGQESVTFGASDAADGSPEAAAGASDPDAPDPDSDRYDGLTGDMGIGLGSGSDDTKESTADADVDDADVESASAVERESVVAEDDGTDAGGVEVDVDAADVDENEDTDTSGTDASGIDADEEPGAVDADVEADEDDGVGADSEPTAVGAPTSTEAGAESPPEDHRDGALDEDRTDVQDGDEPNIEPEGPERTPATNGESPDGPGEEASAADAETTPAATSESEADEVGGSGDDGADTDDGADTDSVGDSDTGDSWSVVGRGEGGVFSAERQWQQTKRIPALSPEDSLGREEGTATVGGVDVETHDRQAAERAEPSEASTSADGDGPAADTPDEDTTAETTARTEEVTDQQARIERVRAERDELASAVESLESEVTGLESELESVTRERDRLRAQVADLESELASLREAAEQEERDAQRLSPAAAREGTNLFVRYRSKGKPTLKKAQAGEAKQKEVVENLRLEYHTTFDSERATVDGEPYETFLRGTTEWGFTEWVVEELLYEIGRSGHRVDLAPLFDAIPEIDRIEFDGTVPVTVDDEEGGESHESRAFDLVFRDSMGDPLFVVDVDTTRDATTQGMVGSLIEGARAVGGTKDTLGGAFYVSTSFFEPGALDAVGEATKSGLLSRSSKKSFVKLSRKQGYHLCLVEARDGEFHLTVPEL; this is encoded by the coding sequence ATGGACGAAGAAATCGTCGACAGAGTGACCGGGTGGGAGCCGGTCACGGGGGCGGCGGCCGCCGACCTCCAGTCGCTCGCCCGCGGCGGGTTCTCCGGTGCGGCGACCGCGGGTCTCGCGTGGGCGTTCCTCCTCAACGGCCGTGTCGTCGGACTCTTCGACGGCGGCCTCGACGACTTCGAGGGGGGCGACCTCACCGCCTACAGAGCGCCCGACCCCGCGCTCCCGCTGCTCTTCGCGATGCAGGAGACCGGCGGCGAGACGCGCGGGAAGTACTACTCCGAGGAGACGTCGCTCCGCGAGGTCGACCGGACGCTCTCGTCGGGCAAGTTCACCGGTTACGTCGAACTCTCGGAGAACGTGCTCTCGGGCGACTACTACGTCGTCTACCACGGCGGGCGGTCGATGAGCGTCGCCTTCGTCGGCACGAGCGGACGGCTCGTCACCGGTGACGAGGCGTTCGACCTCGCCGACGACGAGGTGGGTATCTTCGCCGTCAACGCGGTCGAGGTCACCGTCACCGACCTCCCAGAGGCCGAATCGGACGCTGTCGCGGCGGGAAGCGTCGCTGACGACGGTGACGAGAACGAGGACGCGGACGCCGACACCGACGAGGACGCGGGACCGTCGGATACCGGACAGGAGAGCGTGACGTTCGGCGCGAGCGATGCGGCGGACGGCTCTCCGGAAGCCGCCGCCGGCGCGTCCGACCCCGACGCGCCCGACCCCGACTCCGACCGCTACGACGGGCTCACGGGGGACATGGGAATCGGGCTCGGCAGCGGTTCGGACGACACGAAGGAATCGACCGCCGACGCCGACGTTGACGACGCCGACGTCGAGTCGGCGAGCGCCGTCGAGAGAGAGAGCGTCGTCGCGGAAGACGACGGAACGGACGCGGGTGGCGTCGAGGTCGACGTCGATGCAGCCGACGTCGACGAGAACGAGGACACCGACACGAGCGGCACTGACGCGAGCGGCATCGACGCGGACGAAGAGCCCGGAGCGGTCGATGCCGACGTCGAGGCCGATGAGGACGACGGCGTCGGAGCGGACAGCGAGCCGACGGCGGTCGGCGCACCGACCTCGACGGAGGCCGGCGCTGAATCACCGCCGGAAGACCACCGCGACGGAGCACTGGACGAGGACCGCACGGACGTCCAGGACGGGGACGAGCCGAACATCGAGCCGGAAGGACCCGAGCGTACCCCCGCGACGAACGGGGAGTCACCCGACGGACCCGGGGAGGAAGCGTCGGCAGCCGACGCGGAGACGACCCCCGCGGCGACGAGCGAGTCGGAGGCGGACGAAGTGGGCGGGAGCGGCGACGACGGTGCCGACACGGACGACGGTGCCGACACCGACAGCGTCGGCGACAGCGACACCGGCGACTCCTGGTCGGTCGTCGGTCGGGGCGAGGGCGGCGTCTTCTCCGCGGAGCGGCAGTGGCAGCAGACGAAGCGCATCCCGGCGCTCTCCCCGGAGGACTCCCTCGGGCGCGAGGAGGGGACGGCGACGGTCGGCGGGGTCGACGTCGAGACACACGACCGGCAGGCCGCGGAACGTGCGGAGCCGAGCGAGGCGTCGACGTCGGCCGACGGCGACGGTCCGGCCGCGGACACCCCCGACGAGGACACGACGGCCGAAACGACTGCCCGAACGGAGGAGGTGACCGACCAGCAGGCACGAATCGAACGGGTTCGGGCCGAGCGGGACGAACTCGCGTCGGCGGTCGAGTCGCTCGAATCGGAGGTGACGGGGCTGGAGTCGGAGCTCGAATCCGTCACACGCGAGCGCGACCGTCTCAGAGCGCAGGTGGCCGACCTCGAATCGGAGCTGGCGAGCCTCCGCGAGGCGGCCGAGCAGGAGGAACGCGACGCGCAGCGGCTGTCGCCCGCCGCGGCACGCGAGGGGACGAACCTCTTCGTCCGCTACCGGAGTAAGGGGAAGCCGACGTTGAAGAAGGCGCAGGCCGGCGAGGCCAAGCAGAAGGAAGTGGTCGAGAACCTCCGACTCGAGTACCACACGACGTTCGACAGCGAGCGCGCGACCGTCGACGGCGAGCCGTACGAGACGTTCCTCCGCGGCACGACGGAGTGGGGGTTCACGGAGTGGGTCGTCGAGGAACTCCTCTACGAGATCGGTCGGTCGGGACACCGCGTCGACCTCGCGCCGCTGTTCGATGCGATCCCCGAGATCGACCGCATCGAGTTCGACGGCACCGTCCCGGTGACGGTCGACGACGAGGAGGGCGGAGAGAGCCACGAGAGCCGGGCGTTCGACCTCGTCTTCCGGGACTCGATGGGCGACCCGCTGTTCGTCGTCGATGTCGACACGACCCGGGACGCGACCACGCAGGGGATGGTCGGATCGCTCATCGAGGGGGCGCGGGCGGTCGGCGGAACGAAGGACACCCTCGGCGGCGCCTTCTACGTCTCGACGTCATTTTTCGAGCCCGGCGCGCTCGACGCGGTCGGGGAGGCGACGAAGAGCGGCCTCCTGAGCCGGAGTTCGAAGAAGAGCTTCGTGAAGCTCTCGCGGAAGCAGGGCTATCACCTCTGCTTAGTCGAGGCTCGCGACGGCGAGTTCCACCTGACCGTCCCGGAGCTATGA